TGCCGCAGCCTTCAGGAAGCAAAAACAAGCAGCAGTAAGCTCAAATCTTGCTGTGATTCCAAGGAGCAAAGTGGATTTAAAGGATGGCGAGGAACAGAGATCACAGATGCTCCCACTGTGGGTCGGAGGGTTGCTCTTGTCTCAGGGAAGCCCTGATATCTCCTGGAAAGTCAGATGATTCCAACCATAAAGAGGTTTCTTTCTGTTTATAAGGAAAACATAAGTTTCCTATGAAGTGTGAATTTGCCATGTAGAATTGTTTGAAGTCATTAGGCAGAGGAAGGATGAAAAGTCAAGCATTCTTGTCACCTGAAAAGCAAACCTTGAGAGAAGGACTTGAGGGCAAGTAGTTTCGTAGGAAGGTGGCCCCAGGAAGTGGAGTGAGGGAGCGGGAAGTGAGACTGGGAAGAATGGAAGCTAAGAAATGTCCACCAATGAGCAGTTTCCCCTTGTGGGCAGCTGGGACTCAGATCCACTGGACCCTCCAATATGAGGAAAAGATATCGCAGGGATGCTGGGACGTTTATTTTCCAACTCCAGTCCCTCTTTGAGGGGAGATGAGAACTTTGAGCACACTTCCCACCTGCTGTGTGGCGGGGGTGGCTTGTCCTCCCTGCTGGGCTGGAGCACAAGCTTTTTCTCGGGACCCTAATCCAGATTTGTCATCTTGATTATACCCACAATGCCCAAGATACAGGCTGGAGGTGGCACAAGAGGAAGCAGTGAGGGCTGGTCCATAGTGGTCCCCTGTGGCCAGGAAAGGCCCCCTTGCAAGAGAGAGACCTGAGCTGGGGTTTATAGGGTGGATAacatgggggtgggtgggggctggTGGAGAAACAGGAAGGGAAGTGACACATTCAGGGCTTCACGCTCCACCCACCTCCTGCTAGTCCTGGGCCTGGCCATGGCTCCCGGAGAAAGCCTTCTTGAGAATTAGTGATGGaaagtatagatttttttttttcccattagcaCCTGTTTGGAATGtttttggctgcaagtaacagaaatccTGACTAGACAGCAGCTTAAAGAAAACAGGCTGCATTTCTCAGCTCCTTAGAAGTCTGAGGTTGGCAGTCACCCTCCAGAGCTGGCCCTGGACTTCATGAGGACAACACAGACCCCAGTGGTTTCCTCCTGTCCATTTGGCTCCCCTTAGCCTGTTGGTCTGTCACCCCTTGATTCCACAAGAATCACCCAATCCGTATTTCAGACAGGAAGCTGCAGCAGCACCAACCATGCTGGTCCCTTTCGTCAGGAGGTAAAACCCTCTTTAGAGCTCAGTCACCACTGCTGGGTTGCTTGGCTACTTGTAGCTGTAAGCGAGGCTGGAAGAATGGGGAACAGGATTGCAGCCATTAGATTCGACTAGTGATTCTCAGCCCAGGGGACATTTGACCCAGGGGACATTTGaccatgtctggagacatttttggttgtcagaaCTGGcggagtgctactggcatctagaaGAAGGTAGAGATCAGGGATGCTGTTAAGTGTTCTCCAATGCACAGGACAACCTATACCAAATAATTACCTGGCCTAatatgtcaatagtgctgaggttcaGAAGTCCTGGGTTAGACTGATCGTGATGCCTTGCCAAGAACTGAGGATGTTGCTCCCTCAAGTGAAATAGAGGATTTTTGTGTAGACTTAGAGCGCTCAACAAGGCAGCAAGTGGACCCATGGGCGGCAGCCCCACTTTTGTCCATATGGTTGAGCCCTGGGCAAAACGACACTAGGTGGGAGGTGAGGATGCTGGGGGGTCTGCTGGCAGGAAGATGGATACAGTGGCATTTCAGAAATCCTCTGTATTCTCTGAAAGGTGTTtgcataaaatgttattaatcagtacttatcttttataatttaattactgTGTTCAGGTCATTAATATGACCCTTTACAGTCTCTTCCTAAGGCAGCTGATCCCTAATTTATAGCATGACTCGGATTCTAGGATCCAGTGGCCTTTGTTCCTTAgagtctttgtcttttctgagattattttgaaaagataggTGAACATCAGGACGAAGAGTGCAAAACTTTGGACAGCTCTTCCTCTGGTTTTCCATTAGCATTTGAAAAATGTCTCTTTCAGGCAGTGTtcattaagattttaattttgcagtttgttccttttttaagTGACATGCAATTAATTAAGGTTTAATGTGTCATCTATTTTTTGCTATGACACTTTTACTGCCCCCTTTTCATTTTAGTCAGTTTATAAATTGTACTCTCACTAATGAGTTCCATCCTGATATCCAGTTCCAAATAATTACCACTCTTCTAATATGGCTATTCTTTAATGTGTCACAGAATTCAGATCCTTACCAGGCAAGCTCAGGTGAGCTGGGTCTGTGGGAGCCATGAGGCCACTGTGGGCCGGCAGGCCAGGGCAGCGGCTGGGGACCCGGCCTTCCTCAGTTCAGCACATATTGATCAGCCATCACATGTCAGACAACTGGGTCTGGGTCTGCATGGGATATACATGAAGAAGCGTCTGTTGGGCCCAGTCCCCGAGGAGCTCACAGACTAGATAACTGTCCTAGTTCTCCACGTTGCTTTGCTGGTGGAGATGGGACTAATGGGACTTGAAATCCTCAATGGTTTCTttggttttgaaatggagtctggctctgttagtcaggctggagtgcggtggcgccatctcggttcactgcaacctccccctcccggttgaagcaattctcccacctcagcctcctgagtagttgggattacaggtgcccgtcgcCACGCCAAGcgaatattttgtgtgtttttagtggagatggggtttcaccatgtgttggccaggttggtctcaaactcctgacctcaggtaatcttccctcctcgccctcccaaagtgctaggattacaggtgtgagccactgcgcctggcccctcaATGATTTTTAACAGTATGTGGGATTGAGATTGGACCAGTATTAATTGAACAGCAATTCCATATTAATTTCTATACTGCAACATTGAAATTTATGCAGATTTCATCAAGTTGAGTTGAAGTTTAACTttgcaatatttaatatttggggGCAGTGGGTGGCCTGGGGAGATTTATTAAGTGACTAGTGACTAGTGTCACGGCGACTGTGTAAGGGGACCTGTCAGTCAACCAATAGGATGTGGATatcaagagatttattttaaggagttGACTGTGTGGTTGTGGGGATTGGTGAGTCTGAAATTGGTGCGGTAGGCTTgaaggctggaaactcaggcaggagtACGTAAATGCTGCAGTCTTGaggaggaatttatttttctccaggaAAACTTGGTCTTTGCTCTGGAGGCCCTCAGCAGATTGGgcgaggcccacccacattatggagggcaatcttgacttaaagtcaactgattatagATGTTAACCACAGCTGCAAAATACCTTCAGGGCAACACTTAGATCCATGTCTGATTAAATCACTTGGTATtctagcctagccaagttgacatagAAAACTAAAACTAACCGTCACACCGGGCCTGCCGGGTGGTAGGAAGTATATTAGACTGAGGTTAGGACACCCAAGTCTTAGACCCTCTCTCTGTTACTAGCTTGGGGGTCTCAGGCAGGTCCCACAGCTACTGTGACTGCCATTCATTTTGCAACaagcctttttaaaattcatgccCCCTACCCACCAGGATGAGATGTGTTgagcaaacaaaaatgaatttttctattcTGGAAAAACCCACCATCTGTTAAAGATAGACAGAGCCCGGCCAGCTAGCCCGCACTGGGAGAAGCAAAGGACCACCCATTTCCCACAGTCCAGGACCCATGGCAGTCCTCAGAGTGAGGCCACAGCTGGGGCGCCACCACTTTGCGAGTCACTGTTACTAGTCGTATTTTTAGAATATTCTAACCACAGCATTCAGGTATCCAAGGCAGCTTTATTGTCTGTTCTTCTCTCCATTGACAGAAAGCTATAggatcttatttatttaaaaaattctgtaatttggccgggtgtggtggctcatgcctgtgatcccagcactttgggatgccaaggtgggtggatcacctgaggtcaagagttcaagactagcctgaccaacatagagaaaccccctttctactacaaatacaaaattagccgggtgtggtggcacatgcttgtaatcccagctacttgggaggctgaggcaggagaatcgcttgaacccaggaggcagcggttgcagtgagccgagatcgcaccattgcactctagcctgggcaacaagagcgaaattccatctaaaaaaaaaaaaaaatctgtaatgtaGGTGCTGAATTCAGGCAGGGTTTCATTCAAGACAGATAATCAAATGGAACACTTAAAAGGCAAGTTGGACTGGGCTGGGCaaccgtggctcaggcctgtaatcccagcactttggaaggtggaggtgggagaattgcttgagcccagcagttcgaaaccagcttgcgcaacagagcaaggccccatctctacaggTGGTCcgtggtgtagtcccagctactcgggaggctgacttgggaggatggcttgagcccaggaggtcgaggctgcagtgggccatgttcccatcactgcactccaggcccaGCTTTGGGTGCTCACATGAGCACCGGGTTTGTGCAGTGGCCGGGTCTAGGGAGCCCTCTGTTAGGAGGCTTGGCTTTGCCCCAGGCTCTGCCTTGGGAGGGAAGAGTCCTTGTTGCCGCCACCCACTCTTGTGTGTGTTTTGCGTTTTGCAGGGGCGGATGTCCACGCGAGGGACCCCCGCCGTGGGATGTCGCCGCAGGAATGGGCCACTTACACGGGCCGCGTGGATGCCGTCCGCCTCATGCAGAGGCTGCTGGAGCGCCCTTGCCCGGAGCAGTTCTGGGAGAAGTACCGGCCCGAGCTGCCGCCGCCCCCCGAAGCGGCGCGGAAGCCCGCGGGCTCCAAGAACTGCCTGCAGAGGCTCACGGACTGCGTACTGTCCGCGCTGACGCCGCGCACCATGCGGGGCCCGGAGGACGGGGGTGCCCTGGACCACATGGTCCGGATGACCACGAGCCTCTACAGCCCCGCCGTGGCCATTGTGTGCCAGACCGTGTGCCCCGAGAGCCCCCCGTGCGTGGGGAAGAGGCGGCTGGCGGTGCAGGAGATCCTGGCGGCGCGGGCGGCGCGGGGCCCCCAGGCGCAGGAGGCGGATGGGGTGGGAGGCGCAGGGCAACGCGGGGAGACCGGCACGGAGGATGTGGACTGCCGGGAGGGCTCCCCGAGAGCCGACCTCCCGCCCCCGTCCCGGGGCCCCGCCGCGCCCTCCTCGCGGAAGGCCAGCCTCCTGCCCCTGCAGCGCCTGCGGCGGAGAAGCGtgaggcccggcgtggtggtgcccCGGGTCCGAGTCAGCAAGGCGCCGGCGCCCACCTTCCAGCCCGAGCGGCCGGCGCGGAAGGGCAGCACCAAGGACAGCGGCCACCTGCAGATCCCCAAGTGGCGGTAcaaggaggccaaggaggagaaGCGGAAGGCAG
This sequence is a window from Papio anubis isolate 15944 chromosome 5, Panubis1.0, whole genome shotgun sequence. Protein-coding genes within it:
- the ANKRD33B gene encoding ankyrin repeat domain-containing protein 33B isoform X2, encoding MRMIGSRWLRTLPLLRGSPGPCPRPLRPPVASWTQTGLIVACYHGFVDTVVALAECPHVDVNWQDSEGNTALITAAQAGHAIITNYLLNYFPGLDLERRNAFGFTALMKAAMQGRTDCIRALMLAGADVHARDPRRGMSPQEWATYTGRVDAVRLMQRLLERPCPEQFWEKYRPELPPPPEAARKPAGSKNCLQRLTDCVLSALTPRTMRGPEDGGALDHMVRMTTSLYSPAVAIVCQTVCPESPPCVGKRRLAVQEILAARAARGPQAQEADGVGGAGQRGETGTEDVDCREGSPRADLPPPSRGPAAPSSRKASLLPLQRLRRRSVRPGVVVPRVRVSKAPAPTFQPERPARKGSTKDSGHLQIPKWRYKEAKEEKRKAEEAEKKRQAEAQKERRSAPWKKRT
- the ANKRD33B gene encoding ankyrin repeat domain-containing protein 33B isoform X1; the protein is MVLLAGTGPEGGGARCMTPPPPSPPRGAQVEEDPTDYEEFEDFSSLPDTRSIASDDSFYPFEDEEEQGVESAESVPEGVPEAATLLRAACANNVGLLRTLLRRGVSVEEAQETDRNGRTGLIVACYHGFVDTVVALAECPHVDVNWQDSEGNTALITAAQAGHAIITNYLLNYFPGLDLERRNAFGFTALMKAAMQGRTDCIRALMLAGADVHARDPRRGMSPQEWATYTGRVDAVRLMQRLLERPCPEQFWEKYRPELPPPPEAARKPAGSKNCLQRLTDCVLSALTPRTMRGPEDGGALDHMVRMTTSLYSPAVAIVCQTVCPESPPCVGKRRLAVQEILAARAARGPQAQEADGVGGAGQRGETGTEDVDCREGSPRADLPPPSRGPAAPSSRKASLLPLQRLRRRSVRPGVVVPRVRVSKAPAPTFQPERPARKGSTKDSGHLQIPKWRYKEAKEEKRKAEEAEKKRQAEAQKERRSAPWKKRT